The Mucilaginibacter sp. PAMB04168 genome contains the following window.
CTACGTCTGAAACCTGGAACGCAACACCCAGGTTAAATGAAAAATAGACGAAATCCAGATAATCGGGCTCGTTTTCATCCGGAAACTTTAGGCCGCAGGCAGGTATTTGTTGGCCTTCATCATTAACGGTATCATAATAGATGTGTGCATAGCGCAAGGTAAACATGGTATGCACCAGCCACCACGATACAATGACCGATCCTATGGTTAGGATGATGTGTCCTGTAACCTGAGAGGGGCTGGCGTTCTCGGGCGATTTCATTAAGAAAAATATGGATAATAGGCTAAAGACGGTACCTGTTACCACGAAAATGAATATAAACGTACGGCTTGAGTCTTGCAAGGTTGCAATTTTACGCACATCGCGCGGGTGTGCTGTAAGTATGGTCATCCATTCTGGAATAATAAGGCTAAAAGCAAAGCATATCCAGGTTACTAGTATCGTTTCAGTAAGTGGTAAAGAACCGCTTAAAAGGTATGCGGCGGCAGCACTTACTATTATAGCAATGATAAGACGGTGGTGAGCGTCTAAGT
Protein-coding sequences here:
- a CDS encoding DUF1345 domain-containing protein, translating into MPDAEPLKAAKKLALHLDAHHRLIIAIIVSAAAAYLLSGSLPLTETILVTWICFAFSLIIPEWMTILTAHPRDVRKIATLQDSSRTFIFIFVVTGTVFSLLSIFFLMKSPENASPSQVTGHIILTIGSVIVSWWLVHTMFTLRYAHIYYDTVNDEGQQIPACGLKFPDENEPDYLDFVYFSFNLGVAFQVSDVAIASRKMRRLTWAHSLISFAYNTAIVALSINITSELISKH